In a single window of the Terriglobus roseus genome:
- a CDS encoding PadR family transcriptional regulator, with protein MSERLPLSDSDLVTLLAILRLGEEAYGVSLCKEIASITGGSAALASVYKALDRLEQSGHVASRMGQPSAERGGRAKRFVHVTAKGLRAIDETRAALNRLWKDVPAYRGGLRKERSR; from the coding sequence ATGAGCGAACGTCTTCCGTTAAGCGACTCCGACCTTGTGACCCTGCTTGCAATCCTTCGCCTGGGCGAGGAGGCATACGGCGTCTCCCTGTGTAAGGAAATTGCGTCGATCACCGGGGGCAGCGCTGCTTTGGCTTCTGTCTACAAGGCTCTGGATCGACTTGAGCAATCCGGTCATGTTGCAAGTCGCATGGGTCAGCCAAGCGCCGAACGTGGCGGCCGCGCCAAGCGCTTTGTCCATGTGACTGCGAAGGGGCTGCGCGCTATTGACGAGACGAGAGCCGCGCTGAATCGCCTTTGGAAGGATGTTCCCGCTTACCGTGGCGGCCTGCGGAAGGAGAGATCGCGATGA
- a CDS encoding SDR family oxidoreductase encodes MMTGQQVVIIGGSEGIGLAVAKLARALGARVMAVSRTKEKLEDARKTVSGLETRVADINDAAAMEEVFSELSAVDHVYIAAGSTKLGGPLDNPLSEFRHKFDERLWGAIDVVRAAHRHMRPGGSFTFTGGLSSDRPVPGAWVSGIGTMATEQLARVLALELAPLRFNAVAPGYTDTPMWDSIFPGSGALALSDVARKNPVARLVTADEVAQAVLLLMQNGAITGETIHVDCGARLV; translated from the coding sequence ATGATGACTGGTCAGCAGGTTGTGATTATCGGTGGCTCGGAAGGCATCGGACTCGCTGTTGCGAAATTGGCACGTGCCCTTGGCGCTCGTGTCATGGCTGTTTCCAGAACGAAGGAAAAGCTTGAGGACGCTCGGAAAACCGTAAGCGGCTTGGAGACTCGCGTCGCGGATATCAATGACGCCGCCGCGATGGAAGAAGTCTTCTCTGAGCTTTCAGCGGTTGACCATGTCTACATCGCGGCGGGCAGCACCAAGCTTGGCGGGCCGCTGGATAACCCATTGAGCGAGTTTCGTCACAAATTCGACGAGCGTCTCTGGGGCGCGATCGACGTGGTTCGCGCCGCACATCGTCACATGCGTCCGGGCGGTTCGTTTACCTTTACCGGCGGCCTGTCTTCCGACCGCCCGGTACCTGGCGCCTGGGTTTCCGGGATAGGAACGATGGCAACGGAGCAGTTGGCGCGCGTGCTTGCGTTGGAGCTTGCGCCCCTGCGCTTCAATGCCGTAGCGCCCGGGTACACCGATACGCCGATGTGGGACAGCATCTTTCCAGGGAGCGGTGCGCTGGCGCTGAGCGACGTGGCCAGGAAGAATCCTGTGGCCCGCCTCGTGACTGCAGACGAAGTCGCGCAGGCGGTATTGCTGCTGATGCAAAACGGCGCGATCACGGGTGAGACGATCCACGTGGATTGCGGAGCGCGGCTGGTGTAA
- a CDS encoding LutB/LldF family L-lactate oxidation iron-sulfur protein, which translates to MSVRVGHTAEKASFPILAHDILQDDQTRRNVRHATNVIRNKRALRVEEMPDWQDLRTAGHAIKTHTLLHLPHYLEMFERNCIAAGGQVHWARDADEANAIAIKLINAAAKQQANAHPEVIKVKTMTSDEIGMNAALEKNNITPWETDLADMIVQMGNDEPSHIVVPALHKNRHQVRELFLENMKLTELGTEAEDLTQAARHYLRKKFLEVSIGVSGANFAIAETGGVVVVESEGNGRMCVTMPKTLITLVGIEKVIPKFDDLEVFLQLLPRSATGERMNPYNSIWTGTTANDGPEEFHVILLDNGRTRMMANVRERETLNCIRCGACLNACPVYRETGGHAYGSIYSGPIGAILSPQLNGMKHSRSLPYASSLCGACYEVCPVKINIPETLIHLRGKIVAADQNSITGKFSQESMGMKMAAHLFEHPRQYEAAQRMARTGQGIFEKDGKLVNLPGMAGGWTQFRDLRALPHQTFREWWKKNRANGKKGGDA; encoded by the coding sequence ATGAGCGTTCGCGTAGGACACACGGCTGAGAAGGCTTCCTTCCCCATCCTGGCGCATGACATTCTGCAGGACGACCAGACGCGCCGCAACGTGCGCCACGCAACGAATGTCATCCGCAACAAGCGCGCGTTGCGCGTGGAAGAGATGCCGGACTGGCAGGACCTGCGCACGGCGGGCCACGCCATCAAGACGCATACCCTGCTGCATCTGCCGCACTACCTCGAGATGTTTGAGCGCAACTGCATCGCTGCTGGCGGGCAGGTGCATTGGGCTCGCGATGCCGATGAAGCGAACGCCATCGCCATCAAACTGATCAATGCTGCGGCGAAGCAGCAGGCGAACGCCCATCCCGAGGTCATCAAGGTCAAGACGATGACCAGTGATGAGATCGGCATGAACGCCGCGCTGGAAAAGAACAACATCACGCCGTGGGAGACCGATCTCGCGGACATGATTGTGCAGATGGGCAACGACGAGCCATCGCACATCGTTGTTCCCGCGCTGCACAAAAACCGGCACCAGGTGCGCGAGCTGTTCCTTGAGAACATGAAGCTCACCGAGTTGGGCACCGAGGCCGAAGACCTTACGCAGGCAGCTCGTCACTATCTCCGTAAGAAGTTTCTGGAAGTCAGCATCGGCGTCAGTGGTGCAAATTTCGCCATCGCAGAGACAGGCGGCGTGGTCGTCGTGGAGTCCGAAGGCAATGGCCGCATGTGTGTCACCATGCCGAAGACGCTCATCACGCTTGTTGGCATTGAGAAGGTCATCCCAAAGTTCGACGACCTGGAAGTCTTCCTGCAACTGCTTCCCCGCTCTGCCACCGGCGAGCGCATGAATCCGTACAACAGCATCTGGACGGGCACCACGGCGAACGATGGCCCGGAAGAGTTCCACGTGATCCTGCTGGATAACGGCCGCACACGCATGATGGCCAACGTCCGCGAGCGCGAGACACTCAACTGCATTCGCTGCGGCGCATGCCTCAACGCATGCCCCGTCTATCGCGAGACCGGCGGTCATGCCTACGGTTCCATTTACAGCGGCCCCATCGGCGCGATCCTTTCGCCGCAGTTGAACGGTATGAAGCATTCGCGGTCGCTGCCGTATGCGTCGTCGCTGTGCGGTGCATGTTATGAGGTCTGCCCGGTGAAGATCAACATTCCGGAGACACTGATTCACCTGCGCGGCAAGATTGTTGCAGCCGACCAGAACAGCATCACCGGCAAGTTCTCGCAGGAGAGCATGGGCATGAAGATGGCCGCACACCTCTTCGAACACCCACGCCAGTACGAGGCCGCGCAGCGCATGGCGCGCACCGGTCAGGGCATCTTTGAGAAGGACGGCAAGCTGGTCAACCTGCCCGGCATGGCCGGCGGATGGACGCAGTTCCGCGACCTGCGCGCGCTGCCGCATCAGACCTTCCGCGAATGGTGGAAGAAGAACCGCGCGAACGGCAAGAAAGGTGGGGACGCATGA
- a CDS encoding LssY C-terminal domain-containing protein, with protein sequence MAISALALGSTLAAAQLVLPAQTPIEVRLTERVSTHLSKKGSVVHAVIAAPVFAGDGIVVPMGSKVEGRVVHVNSVGLGFTHETSSIGLDMERIILPDGTIIPLAARVAQIENSREVINKQGRIAGVRSTSTLSHKTSGAVGTLAFSNPIALIFTTASSASLLRFSDPEISLPANTELILLTTQPLSIAHGTESAAPPLAQDAASERALTGLVRRQPYRTVTDPKHIPSDLTNLMFIGEQSAILRAFEAAGWLEVDALDAMSAYRTVRAISEVQAYRTAPMSTLLLEGQKPALSLAKTLDTFSKRHHLRVFATQDQWQGQRVWLSSSTQDIGIGFSASQKNFIHQIDHNIDHERAKVVNDLMLTGCVTGLNLVARSWLPKDIKNGTGEEIVTDDRMAVVRLNDCEAPLNVPAVNQTAAMPIHQNKFVQATRQTTLTLRNTILRDNLAVTAYGGIRMGLGLKHPKPPEQPLEVSSEINAHRYAIGKAEATAEDKPELLKRDIVETAKVGTTADINLNPPKRLPPYSVEIGVHGGFAGYAGGNGGAVGYLALPDDPTNNPPYLLVLGNEHHSGFNLGGSVTLDSHEHLSHEFSFDYNHTGFMLAFADLNLVPGPDTDPTTQSDFTFEEATLSTTEVAYNLQYLPLRRESRWRPYVSAGPSLRLMHLTEAPITRASPWFKLGLSTVGAITAAYRFASIPPLEGGGIFQVGLQYGGGVKYRASRRILLRADYKETLTAQPDFWSKSKDDIFSPGDLPGYSLTVVGPVMDGVMRQQRATMGVSFVF encoded by the coding sequence GTGGCTATCAGCGCCCTGGCACTGGGATCTACGTTGGCAGCAGCACAGCTTGTCCTTCCGGCACAGACACCGATAGAAGTCCGCCTGACCGAGCGGGTCTCCACACATCTCTCGAAGAAGGGTTCCGTGGTGCACGCTGTCATCGCTGCGCCCGTCTTTGCAGGGGATGGCATCGTGGTGCCCATGGGCAGCAAGGTAGAGGGCAGGGTGGTTCACGTCAACAGCGTGGGCCTCGGCTTCACCCATGAGACCTCTTCCATCGGCCTCGACATGGAGCGCATCATTCTGCCCGACGGCACCATCATCCCGCTCGCAGCGCGTGTCGCACAGATTGAGAACTCGCGTGAGGTGATCAACAAACAGGGACGCATCGCCGGTGTTCGCTCCACTTCCACGTTGAGCCATAAGACCTCGGGCGCGGTGGGCACACTCGCCTTCAGCAACCCCATCGCTTTGATCTTCACGACGGCGTCCTCTGCTTCCCTGCTTCGCTTCTCGGATCCGGAGATCTCCCTCCCCGCAAACACGGAGCTGATCCTGCTGACCACTCAGCCCCTTTCCATCGCTCATGGCACGGAGTCTGCCGCACCTCCACTCGCCCAGGACGCGGCGTCAGAGCGAGCACTGACCGGCCTCGTCCGCAGGCAGCCCTATCGCACCGTGACCGATCCAAAGCACATACCGTCCGACCTGACGAACCTGATGTTCATCGGCGAGCAGTCTGCAATCCTGCGCGCCTTCGAAGCGGCTGGATGGTTAGAGGTCGACGCCCTTGACGCAATGTCCGCCTATCGTACGGTCCGAGCCATCTCTGAGGTGCAGGCCTACCGAACTGCACCCATGTCAACACTGCTCCTCGAAGGTCAAAAGCCGGCCCTCAGCCTGGCAAAGACACTCGACACCTTCTCAAAACGCCATCATCTGCGCGTCTTTGCGACGCAGGATCAGTGGCAGGGGCAGAGAGTATGGCTGTCGTCTTCCACCCAGGACATCGGCATCGGCTTCTCCGCATCGCAGAAGAACTTCATTCACCAGATCGACCACAACATCGACCACGAACGCGCCAAGGTCGTGAACGATCTCATGTTGACCGGTTGTGTCACAGGCTTGAACCTGGTCGCCCGATCCTGGCTACCGAAGGACATTAAGAACGGCACCGGCGAAGAGATTGTTACAGACGACCGCATGGCCGTGGTGCGTCTGAACGATTGCGAGGCACCGCTCAACGTTCCGGCTGTCAATCAGACGGCCGCTATGCCGATCCACCAGAACAAGTTCGTCCAGGCCACACGGCAGACAACGTTGACCCTGCGCAATACCATCCTGCGTGACAACCTGGCAGTTACCGCGTACGGCGGCATCCGGATGGGACTCGGACTCAAGCATCCGAAGCCGCCTGAGCAGCCGCTGGAGGTCTCGTCAGAGATCAATGCGCATCGCTATGCCATCGGGAAGGCAGAGGCTACCGCAGAGGACAAGCCGGAGCTGCTTAAGCGCGATATTGTCGAGACAGCCAAAGTCGGCACCACCGCAGACATCAACCTGAACCCGCCCAAACGGCTTCCGCCTTACTCCGTCGAGATCGGCGTACACGGTGGCTTCGCTGGCTATGCCGGCGGGAACGGTGGCGCAGTAGGATACCTGGCCCTCCCAGACGACCCGACCAATAATCCGCCCTACCTGTTGGTTCTCGGCAACGAGCATCACAGCGGTTTCAACCTCGGTGGTTCCGTCACGCTCGACTCGCATGAGCACCTTTCGCACGAGTTCTCGTTCGACTACAACCACACAGGTTTCATGCTGGCATTCGCAGATCTGAACCTGGTGCCCGGTCCGGACACCGATCCAACAACGCAATCAGACTTTACCTTCGAAGAGGCCACGCTCTCCACGACAGAGGTCGCTTACAACCTGCAATATCTGCCTCTGCGTCGCGAGTCGCGCTGGCGCCCCTATGTTTCGGCAGGCCCATCACTGCGACTCATGCACCTCACCGAAGCACCCATCACCCGCGCCTCACCGTGGTTCAAGCTGGGCCTCAGCACCGTCGGCGCCATCACCGCAGCCTATCGATTCGCTTCCATCCCGCCGCTTGAAGGTGGCGGTATCTTTCAGGTGGGTCTGCAGTACGGTGGCGGAGTGAAATATCGCGCATCGCGCCGCATTCTTTTGCGGGCCGATTACAAAGAAACTCTCACCGCGCAACCGGACTTCTGGTCAAAGTCGAAAGACGATATCTTCAGCCCAGGCGATCTACCCGGCTACAGCCTGACCGTGGTCGGACCCGTCATGGACGGAGTCATGCGCCAGCAACGCGCCACCATGGGTGTGTCCTTCGTCTTCTAG
- a CDS encoding winged helix-turn-helix transcriptional regulator has translation MSGRWKAVVVLNLFSGSKRYSDLLRHATGVTERVLTQVLRELEEDGVVQKTDGFWRLTELGFNLIAAMNGLLAWGVQHANALPER, from the coding sequence TTGTCTGGGAGATGGAAGGCGGTTGTCGTTCTGAATCTGTTCTCGGGAAGCAAGCGATATTCCGACCTTCTTCGTCATGCCACAGGCGTCACCGAGCGCGTTCTTACGCAGGTTTTGCGTGAGTTAGAGGAGGACGGTGTTGTCCAAAAAACAGATGGGTTCTGGCGTCTGACGGAACTTGGGTTCAACCTTATCGCTGCCATGAATGGCTTGCTGGCCTGGGGCGTGCAACACGCGAATGCTCTGCCGGAGCGCTGA
- a CDS encoding TIGR03435 family protein yields MRQNPVLRVALWLVDKSSSGPDAEAFAGDLLELFHAGHSQWWCVTQALMKSASATQQGLRALLLPLGYSFGFVFLHPLWQKLYLPSVAGLLARSRGGTVQWPGSAVLQIITGLVPAILFVWVGIFLYAILRRQSITNHPVTALLSLNVGVGLLLLTMLARLDAVRHDLRLLSRADFFYPGTHARFSVLLFLSLLGAVVILPRGPRRKRPSHRVAKLVARWKLTQVARNIGRMALLAPETRMMKDCGPAPARWWSGATAIRQTRVLLLLGSMMIAWPRSSQAQYTTPRLMASDGKPLEFEVVSVKPSQPGATGMRIGAPLMSGGLEITNMPPENIVQWAFGIFLSDQIVGLPDWAKQERFDVTAKVGDAELETYRKVTDPIRHAPMLQKILADRFAMKFHYETKELPVYALVVAKGGSRMTEIEPAIGPNGMKDGGGREVRRGQIRSMGQPMLPLVNQLTIELKRAVVDRTGLTGFYNFTLRWTPDEEAAPTNHALEENAAPSIFTALQEQLGLKLERTRAPMQVLVIDRLERPSVN; encoded by the coding sequence ATGAGACAAAACCCGGTGTTGCGCGTCGCACTCTGGCTGGTGGATAAGAGTTCTTCTGGTCCGGACGCGGAAGCCTTTGCGGGCGATCTGCTGGAGTTGTTCCACGCGGGACACAGCCAATGGTGGTGCGTCACGCAGGCTCTTATGAAAAGCGCGTCTGCGACTCAGCAGGGTCTTCGGGCTTTGCTGCTTCCGCTCGGTTACAGTTTCGGTTTTGTCTTCCTGCATCCCCTGTGGCAGAAGCTCTACCTGCCCTCTGTTGCTGGTCTGCTCGCGCGGTCTCGCGGCGGAACGGTGCAGTGGCCAGGCTCAGCAGTGTTGCAGATCATTACCGGGCTGGTGCCTGCCATTCTCTTTGTATGGGTGGGCATCTTCCTTTACGCGATACTGCGTCGTCAATCCATTACAAATCATCCGGTCACGGCATTGCTTTCCTTGAACGTTGGCGTCGGTCTTCTCTTACTGACGATGCTTGCAAGGCTGGACGCCGTGCGACACGATCTTCGGCTTCTGTCCCGCGCAGATTTCTTTTATCCGGGCACTCACGCTCGCTTCAGCGTCCTGTTGTTTCTTAGTCTTTTGGGCGCGGTTGTAATACTCCCGCGCGGGCCCCGCCGAAAGCGTCCGAGCCACCGCGTGGCGAAACTTGTAGCACGTTGGAAACTAACCCAGGTTGCGCGGAACATAGGACGCATGGCCTTGCTGGCTCCGGAAACTCGCATGATGAAGGACTGCGGGCCAGCACCTGCCCGCTGGTGGTCCGGTGCGACAGCGATACGGCAAACACGGGTATTGCTCTTGTTGGGATCGATGATGATCGCGTGGCCGCGCAGCTCGCAGGCACAGTACACGACGCCGCGACTGATGGCATCGGACGGAAAGCCGTTGGAGTTTGAAGTGGTGTCCGTGAAGCCGAGCCAGCCCGGCGCCACCGGCATGAGGATCGGTGCGCCGCTGATGAGCGGTGGTCTCGAGATCACAAATATGCCGCCCGAAAATATCGTTCAGTGGGCCTTCGGTATCTTCCTGAGCGATCAGATTGTGGGTTTGCCGGACTGGGCGAAGCAGGAGCGCTTCGATGTGACGGCGAAGGTCGGTGACGCGGAGCTTGAGACCTATCGCAAGGTGACTGACCCCATTCGGCACGCGCCGATGTTACAGAAGATCTTGGCCGACCGCTTTGCGATGAAGTTCCACTACGAGACGAAGGAATTGCCGGTGTACGCCCTGGTGGTCGCAAAGGGCGGCAGCCGGATGACGGAGATCGAGCCCGCCATTGGTCCCAATGGCATGAAGGATGGCGGGGGCAGGGAAGTAAGGCGTGGCCAGATCCGGAGCATGGGCCAACCGATGTTGCCGTTGGTCAATCAACTGACCATCGAACTCAAGCGTGCCGTTGTCGACAGGACCGGGCTTACCGGCTTTTATAACTTCACGCTGCGATGGACACCGGATGAGGAGGCGGCACCAACCAATCATGCTTTGGAAGAGAATGCTGCGCCTTCCATCTTCACAGCGCTGCAGGAGCAGCTTGGATTGAAGCTGGAACGCACCAGGGCACCCATGCAGGTTCTTGTGATTGACCGTCTTGAGCGTCCCTCGGTTAATTGA
- a CDS encoding outer membrane beta-barrel protein, with protein MLSGRIRTQPARYCAFAVVLAFGMRVTHAQQPSPQYRTPTAANDPSAVQTAIRGNFVERLARFYVADWRGTLPVGPAPTRRAFDAPIDSPPFPAGDWIYGGSPTIGVPDTTVYPLMTALKMENRRTKIYGWAKGTYNQSTSHDNNYPLVFASKPNTARLHQVVTFIERLPDTVQNKRFDWGYHVTALYYGIDYRFTTTKGVVSGQLLVSNRTYGYDPLTEYVDLYFPVKDGLNLRVGRFLELPGLDSPLAPANYTMTRSLVYAAEPVTETGAVATLKLNKQWLVQVGLTAGHDVAPWSSGHKPSLIACVDYSTTTNHDNFYACANGINDGKYAYDNVQQYDMVWAHKFNAKWHMATEGWVMYQRGVPSVAQNLANPVPTEDGTLGAMCAPGQLRCFAPEYAIVSYLNREISPSLTVGFRADLLNDKKGQRTGTATKYTENTLYLNRYFGSTFLVQTDLRFDHSWDKRGYNNGRARNQLVGGISLVHRY; from the coding sequence ATGCTGTCTGGCAGGATCCGGACGCAGCCTGCGCGGTATTGCGCTTTTGCAGTTGTTCTTGCATTTGGCATGCGCGTCACGCATGCCCAGCAACCATCTCCGCAATACCGAACGCCAACTGCCGCAAATGATCCCAGCGCAGTGCAAACGGCGATCCGCGGTAATTTTGTGGAACGCCTTGCACGCTTCTATGTTGCAGACTGGCGGGGCACGCTGCCCGTCGGGCCTGCACCCACGCGGCGGGCGTTCGATGCGCCCATCGATAGCCCGCCGTTTCCCGCGGGAGACTGGATCTACGGTGGATCGCCGACAATTGGTGTGCCGGATACGACGGTCTATCCGCTGATGACGGCGCTGAAGATGGAGAACCGCCGCACGAAGATCTACGGCTGGGCAAAGGGAACGTACAACCAGAGCACGAGCCATGACAACAACTACCCGCTCGTCTTCGCTTCAAAGCCGAATACGGCCCGATTGCACCAGGTGGTCACCTTTATCGAGCGCCTTCCCGACACAGTACAGAACAAGCGATTTGACTGGGGATATCACGTTACTGCGCTGTACTACGGCATCGACTATCGCTTCACCACAACGAAGGGTGTTGTTAGCGGGCAGCTACTCGTGTCCAACCGCACGTACGGCTACGACCCACTGACGGAGTATGTCGATCTGTACTTTCCGGTGAAGGATGGTTTGAATCTTCGCGTCGGCCGCTTCCTGGAACTGCCAGGACTCGATTCGCCGCTGGCACCTGCCAACTACACGATGACGCGTTCCCTCGTTTACGCGGCCGAGCCTGTGACGGAGACAGGCGCGGTCGCGACGCTGAAGCTGAACAAACAGTGGCTTGTGCAGGTAGGTCTGACGGCCGGGCATGACGTGGCGCCCTGGTCGAGCGGTCATAAACCCTCATTGATCGCTTGCGTGGATTATTCGACTACTACGAATCACGACAACTTCTATGCCTGCGCCAACGGTATCAACGACGGGAAGTACGCGTACGACAACGTGCAGCAATACGACATGGTGTGGGCTCATAAGTTCAACGCGAAATGGCACATGGCAACGGAGGGCTGGGTGATGTATCAGCGCGGTGTGCCAAGCGTGGCGCAGAACCTTGCGAATCCCGTACCGACGGAGGATGGCACGCTGGGCGCCATGTGCGCTCCCGGCCAGCTTCGCTGTTTCGCACCGGAATACGCGATAGTCAGCTATCTGAACCGGGAAATCAGCCCCTCACTGACCGTGGGCTTCCGCGCCGATCTGCTGAATGACAAAAAGGGCCAACGCACCGGCACGGCTACGAAATACACGGAGAACACGCTGTACCTGAACCGCTACTTCGGCAGCACCTTCCTGGTGCAGACCGACCTCCGATTTGATCACTCGTGGGACAAGCGTGGCTACAACAATGGCAGGGCCCGCAACCAGTTGGTGGGCGGCATAAGCCTGGTGCACCGCTACTAG
- a CDS encoding LutC/YkgG family protein, with protein sequence MSDARFTVLDTVRRQLAADPDIKDLLAESPEAAYARIPRTYQRTAQLHREEILELFYDRLRDYDSELIFTDEAGIANAVLQAMNEANETLLLVPTGVPHAWLPSTGIGILRDEQLTTPALDQPRVVLTGCTACVAMSGTIILEHGDEQGRRAATLLPDHHLCVLWRDQVVETLSEAMQRITRRTAPITTIAGPSATSDIEMTRIRGVHGPRRLTAIIL encoded by the coding sequence ATGAGCGACGCTCGCTTCACAGTGCTCGACACCGTTCGCCGCCAGCTCGCAGCCGATCCCGACATCAAGGACCTGCTCGCCGAATCGCCGGAAGCTGCGTATGCCAGGATTCCGCGTACGTACCAGCGCACGGCCCAACTCCATCGTGAAGAGATCCTGGAGCTCTTCTACGATCGTCTGCGTGACTATGACTCGGAGTTGATCTTCACGGACGAAGCTGGCATAGCGAACGCTGTGCTGCAAGCGATGAACGAGGCGAACGAGACTTTGCTGCTGGTGCCGACCGGCGTGCCGCACGCGTGGCTTCCCTCCACCGGCATCGGCATCCTGCGCGACGAGCAGCTCACCACACCGGCGCTCGATCAACCGCGTGTGGTCCTCACGGGCTGCACGGCGTGCGTCGCGATGAGTGGCACTATTATCCTCGAACACGGCGACGAGCAGGGCCGGCGCGCTGCGACGCTGCTACCTGATCATCACCTGTGCGTGCTGTGGCGCGACCAGGTCGTTGAGACGCTGAGCGAAGCCATGCAACGCATCACCAGGCGCACCGCGCCCATTACGACCATCGCCGGCCCATCGGCTACCAGCGACATCGAGATGACCCGCATCCGCGGCGTCCACGGGCCGCGAAGGCTTACGGCGATCATCCTGTAA